The Zymomonas mobilis subsp. mobilis ATCC 10988 genomic sequence TATTTGTTTAAAATCTATTTTATAGATATTGTTTTTATAAATAAAAAATCAATTTTTTTTACGATAAGTATTAGGCAATTTACCAAATTGACGTTGAAATGCGGCACTAAAATGACTGATATTACTATATCCCAGCTGAATAGCTGTTTCAGTGACAGAGTATTTCTTCAAAAGTATTTTGGCATGCTCCATCCGATGCGCCTGAAAAAGGCTATAAGGCCCGCAACCATAAATTTCCCGAAATCCTGTCTTCAGCCTTGTCGCACTAAGGCCACTATATTTGGCCAAATCAATAATTCTTGGAGCAATATCTTTTCTTGAAAGCAGTAATTTATACGCCTTGTCCAAACGAGCTTTCTCGATTGTTGAAAGTGTGTTTTGTGGATGACTTTCTTGTATATGTTCAAAAGAATGACCAATCACAGCTAAGGCCATAGCGCAGCGCAAGGGCGCATTATGAAACCCTTTCTGCATAGAAAGGCATAGGCTTGTTGCCGCCTTTCTTAGAGGAAGACATAGCTTGCTTTTGCGAAGAATTTTTCTTTTTGTGAAAATTTCAGTTTCCCATGAGGGTGTTTTTATATCTTCTAAAAATTCGAGTGTTATATGTAATTCTAGACAGGAAAAATCATGACTAGTATTAATTTTGAATCTTGAATCTTGAAGATTAGCCATAACAATATCTTGGCTTGTTAAAATATAGATATCTTCGTCTATATGTATTTCACAACTTCCAGAAAGAATAACTAAACATCTCACAACCGAAGATGCGTTGTCAAAAACGCCTTCTACAGAACAAGCATTTTCAGATGTAAACCAACTAGCGCTAAGACCACTGTGAAACTGGTTGAATACAGGATGTAACAGTGACTGCCCTACAAGATATGAGGGGTGTTTTATATGTATATGGCTAGATCTAATATTTTTCATTGCTAAACATAATTTCTTCGTAAAATTATAACCCCTAATTTATTGCAAATAATTTTTATTATCAAAATATAAATTTTATAAATTAAGACAGAAAATTAACAAAAATTTGAACTTTTAAAACCAGATTAAAATAAATATCCGGTAATTAAAAATACCGGATTATTTTATGGCTATATTTTGCTTATATAATTGCCATGCCTCTTCAATAAGAACACCTTGCTGAACGCCTCTGCGCTTTGCTTCATTCGCAATTTCGATAGATGTATCTGGCATCACTTTAGCATGGACTTGCCCAGTGCGAGGGCTTGGCTTTCTCCCTCTTTTTTTTACGATTTCTCGTGAAGAAAAACCCAATTCTTCAGCAACCTGATCTGTTTCTTTAGTCGAGGATGTTTTGGGTTGTTTTTTTAAGCGGCTTAAATCGATACTAAAAGCGTTATTACTCACTGGGCATCTCCAGTTAATCTTTGATAGACAGCTTGGACAAAAAGCGAGGCGTTTTCTATCGCTTTTTCCATATTGCCCTGTTCTGGCATGCTATAGAGATCTCCACCAAATTCGAATAAAGCCGAAAAAGCTGCCCGCTCCATCAGAGGCGGTTCAATGAGATCAACACCTTGTTCTCGAAAAGACTTTTCAATGCCACTATGCTGTTTTGACTTAACCGCTTTGGTCATTGTAAAAACCAAAGCATAAGGAATGGAGCGGTCTAGTGCCTCTTCCTCTTCCTCTATTAGCTGTAAAGCTCTTGCGCCGATCGTTGCGTCAAGAGTTGTCGCACGCATAGGTATAAGCACAAGATCGGCTTGAGATATTGCTCGAGAGACTAATCGCGACGCAATGCCTTCCAAATCGACAATAATAATCTTTCCATCATTGTCATGGTTTTTAATCGTTTTAACGATTTCTGATTCCGTGACATCTGACAGAACGCGCATGCGTTGAGGCATTGTGCCGCGTTTTGACCATATGGTTAAAGAGCGATTGGGATCGCAATCAACCATAACAACTTCAGCTCCAGCATGTGCCAGTCCTGTTCCCAACAGGACTGCTGTTGTTGATTTTCCGGCACCTCCTTTGGGGGATGCAACCACAACAGTAGGCATAATATGACCCTTTTAAAATTATCTGGTATTTATATTAACCGGATAATTTAAATTATCCAATAATAAATGATTTTCAAACCATTTTGATGATAGGCATAATATACTTCGAGGATGAGGCCTAAGAAGTAAGGAATAATACGAATGACGAAACCGGTCGCTATTATCACAGGCGGAAGTCGCGGTATAGGAGCCGCCATTGCTCAAAAATTAGCTCATGATGGCTTCGACATAGCTATCTCTTTTGCAAGAAGTGCTACCCAAGCCAATGCAATTTGTCAAAAAATAGAAGCCTTGGGATGCAAGGCTTTATCTATTCAAGCTGATGGCTCAACAGTAGAAGGCAATAAAAAAGTTATATCAGAAACAGCCAAACATTTTGGTCGTGTGGATGTTTTGGTCTGCAATGCAGGAATGTTTTCTTATAAAAATATAGATCAGGTAAGCGTTGATGATATCAACGATATGCTTAACCTTAATCTTCGTTCTGTCATGGTCGAAGTATCCGAAGCTGTGCGTCATTTGCCATCTGGTGGTCGTATCATCTTGATTGGTTCAACATTTGCAGGTCGAGCCCCCTTTGCTGGCATTTCTTTATACTCGGCTGCCAAGGCTGGCTTACGAGGCTTTGCCAAAGGCGTTGCGCGTGATCTTGGTCAAAAAGCTATAACGATCAATGTCATTGAACCCGGTCCTATCAATACGGATATGAATCCGGCAGATGGCGAAGCCTTTGATTTAATTTCTTCTTTTACAGCGACGAAAGACTACGGCCAAGTGGATGATATCGCCCGCACAGTTTCTTTTTTAGCTAGCTCGGAATCCGGTAATATTACCGGCGCAGCTATTGCTGTTGATGGTGGTCTGCAAGCCTAAAACCTTAATAAATTACCGGATATTTTAAAATATCCGGTAATTATAAATATCTGGTTTTTTGAAAAATCTTTTAAAAACAGTGCGTTAAAAATATTTTTTAGAGATCTGCCGTAATTGAAAATTTAAAAGTCTGTGGGGCGCCCATAATCAAATTGCTTTGATAAACGGAATCCCAATAGCGTTGATTGCCAACATTATCTATTTCGATCCGTGCAGTAAGCGGCTTATTGCGAACAAGGAAGGTGTATCGCGCTCCCAAATCAAACCTTGACCATGCAGGTAGATGAGCGGTGTTTGCATTGTTAAATTGTTGCTTTCCTGTGCTGACTACTCGCCCAACAAAGGTCAGACCTTTGACAAAGGGAATATCATATTCGAGATTCCCATTAATCGTATAATCTGGAACGCCAATCACGGTTTTTCCGTCGTAACTGCCTCCCGAACTTCGTATCTGTTTGGCATCAATCAGAGTTAGACCGCCATTAAATCGTAACCCGCGCCAAATTTTTCCATTAAATGTTAGCTCCATACCGCGGTTACGTTGTTTCCCGTCTTGGGTATAAATTAACAAGCCTGTATCCCCATAGGATTCTACCATCCCATAAGGCATTGCTGTCTGGTAAAAGGAGACGCTGGCAGAAAAACGGCCAATGTCATATTTTGCTCCGACTTCATACTGTGTGCTTTGATAGGGGGCAAAAGTCTGACCTGCATTAACATAGCTTGCTCCTACCGTTGTGCCTGCGGAAAGGCCTTGGATACGATTAAAATATACAGCAAAATATTTTATTGGATGAACCACTAATCCGACAACCGGAGAAATAACGCCCGATTCATACTGTGATTGAAGTTTACCTGTGCCATAAGCATAGGAATTGGACAGGATGTTTTGATAACGGAACCCGCCGGTGAGAGAAATGCGGTCATCCCAGAAATTCATCGTATCAGAAAAAAACAAACTATAGAGCT encodes the following:
- a CDS encoding SDR family NAD(P)-dependent oxidoreductase: MTKPVAIITGGSRGIGAAIAQKLAHDGFDIAISFARSATQANAICQKIEALGCKALSIQADGSTVEGNKKVISETAKHFGRVDVLVCNAGMFSYKNIDQVSVDDINDMLNLNLRSVMVEVSEAVRHLPSGGRIILIGSTFAGRAPFAGISLYSAAKAGLRGFAKGVARDLGQKAITINVIEPGPINTDMNPADGEAFDLISSFTATKDYGQVDDIARTVSFLASSESGNITGAAIAVDGGLQA
- a CDS encoding ParA family protein — its product is MPTVVVASPKGGAGKSTTAVLLGTGLAHAGAEVVMVDCDPNRSLTIWSKRGTMPQRMRVLSDVTESEIVKTIKNHDNDGKIIIVDLEGIASRLVSRAISQADLVLIPMRATTLDATIGARALQLIEEEEEALDRSIPYALVFTMTKAVKSKQHSGIEKSFREQGVDLIEPPLMERAAFSALFEFGGDLYSMPEQGNMEKAIENASLFVQAVYQRLTGDAQ
- a CDS encoding AraC family transcriptional regulator, translating into MKNIRSSHIHIKHPSYLVGQSLLHPVFNQFHSGLSASWFTSENACSVEGVFDNASSVVRCLVILSGSCEIHIDEDIYILTSQDIVMANLQDSRFKINTSHDFSCLELHITLEFLEDIKTPSWETEIFTKRKILRKSKLCLPLRKAATSLCLSMQKGFHNAPLRCAMALAVIGHSFEHIQESHPQNTLSTIEKARLDKAYKLLLSRKDIAPRIIDLAKYSGLSATRLKTGFREIYGCGPYSLFQAHRMEHAKILLKKYSVTETAIQLGYSNISHFSAAFQRQFGKLPNTYRKKN